A stretch of the Filimonas lacunae genome encodes the following:
- a CDS encoding YciE/YciF ferroxidase family protein gives MASTSVKPTTKKKTATTTTRNVGQGEHDSMLQSFFEDELKDIYWAEKHIVKTLPKMKKAATSEELKQAFTEHTEQSKTHIERLEQVFELLNKPARGKKCEAIAGITTEGESIIEDTEAGTATRDVGLIMAAQKVEHYEIATYGSLAQLAETLGLTAISQLLRETLEEEKETDTLLTSIAENHVNYEAAEEVEAE, from the coding sequence ATGGCAAGTACATCTGTTAAACCAACTACCAAAAAGAAGACAGCTACCACTACAACCCGAAACGTGGGACAAGGCGAACATGACTCTATGTTACAGTCTTTTTTTGAAGATGAACTAAAAGACATTTACTGGGCAGAAAAACACATTGTAAAAACACTGCCTAAAATGAAAAAAGCTGCTACATCGGAAGAACTGAAGCAAGCTTTTACAGAACATACTGAACAAAGCAAAACGCATATAGAAAGACTGGAGCAGGTATTTGAACTATTGAATAAGCCCGCCCGTGGCAAAAAATGCGAAGCTATTGCAGGTATTACCACTGAAGGCGAAAGCATTATAGAAGATACAGAAGCGGGTACTGCCACCCGTGATGTGGGATTGATTATGGCAGCGCAAAAAGTAGAACATTATGAAATAGCTACGTATGGCAGCCTGGCGCAACTGGCCGAAACACTGGGCTTAACCGCTATTTCGCAACTATTACGCGAAACATTGGAGGAAGAAAAAGAAACTGATACGCTGCTTACCAGCATAGCTGAAAACCATGTCAACTATGAAGCAGCAGAAGAAGTGGAGGCTGAATAA
- a CDS encoding winged helix-turn-helix transcriptional regulator — protein MITEKLSGAECTKRLMAVRDALDVINGKWKIQIIIALWEGNTRFKDIERHIPKITARMLSKELKDLECHQLVKRTVYDTLPVSVEYTATAHASTLRPVIEELNAWGTLHRKKILDKQQVPA, from the coding sequence ATGATAACAGAAAAACTGTCTGGGGCCGAATGCACCAAACGCTTAATGGCAGTAAGGGATGCACTGGACGTGATTAACGGGAAGTGGAAAATACAGATTATCATAGCCTTATGGGAAGGCAATACCCGGTTTAAAGATATAGAAAGGCATATTCCTAAAATTACGGCGCGTATGCTAAGCAAAGAGTTAAAAGACCTGGAATGCCATCAGCTGGTTAAACGTACCGTATACGATACCCTGCCTGTTTCGGTAGAATATACAGCCACTGCACATGCCAGCACCCTGCGGCCTGTAATAGAAGAGTTAAACGCCTGGGGCACCCTTCACCGGAAAAAAATACTGGATAAACAACAAGTGCCGGCATAG
- a CDS encoding pirin family protein: MVPQSNGKMYLADERGCSQADWFRSMHTFNFGQFDHPHKTAAGPLYVLNDDTLAGQRSVDLLVKEDSEVLLMPLVGCIVCKNGKGFDEVIEAGDCFKLLVKAGTTLTLTNPYRDELVNYLVLWYKKPVKTWEKKISCFDVFNYRNRFLDLFPGSKSPKYYIGKFGGRAELLHRLASPHNAVFIFVLEGAFEVQYRLLHARDGLLLWDVHEVELEALSSDAIILAVEFSV; this comes from the coding sequence ATGGTACCACAATCAAACGGGAAAATGTACCTGGCCGATGAGCGGGGTTGCTCACAGGCCGATTGGTTCCGGAGTATGCACACTTTCAACTTCGGACAATTTGATCATCCGCATAAAACGGCTGCCGGCCCGTTATATGTGCTGAACGACGACACGCTGGCCGGGCAACGCAGTGTTGACTTGCTGGTGAAAGAAGATTCGGAAGTGCTGCTGATGCCCCTGGTAGGCTGCATTGTTTGTAAAAACGGGAAGGGGTTTGATGAAGTAATAGAAGCCGGCGATTGTTTTAAATTGCTGGTAAAGGCGGGCACTACACTCACGCTCACCAATCCTTACCGGGATGAGCTGGTGAACTACCTGGTATTATGGTATAAAAAGCCCGTAAAAACCTGGGAAAAGAAGATATCGTGCTTTGATGTGTTCAATTACAGAAACCGTTTTTTAGACCTGTTTCCGGGCAGTAAAAGCCCCAAGTACTACATTGGAAAATTTGGTGGCCGGGCCGAGTTGCTTCACCGGCTGGCCAGCCCTCATAACGCTGTATTTATATTTGTGCTGGAAGGCGCATTTGAAGTGCAATACCGCCTGTTACATGCCCGCGATGGATTGTTATTATGGGATGTACATGAGGTGGAACTGGAAGCCCTTTCTAGCGACGCCATTATTCTGGCAGTGGAATTTTCTGTGTAA
- a CDS encoding nitroreductase family protein, whose translation MSLLTDLQWRYATKKMNGQAVSQDKVDYILEAASLAPTSSGLQPFEIFVITNKELLQQIHPIAYGQQQVLDASHVLVFASWDKYTEERVNGYFKFLNAERGVPDSATDDYRNRLLGMFGAMSEEDQAAHAAKQAYIAFGVAIAAAAEQKVDATPMEGFVKADLDKLLNLDAKGLKSATILPLGYRDEANDWLVNLKKVRRPKHQFINEIK comes from the coding sequence ATGAGCTTACTTACCGATCTGCAATGGCGTTATGCTACTAAAAAAATGAACGGCCAGGCCGTTTCACAGGATAAAGTGGATTACATACTGGAAGCTGCCAGTTTAGCCCCCACTTCATCAGGCCTGCAACCATTTGAAATTTTCGTTATCACTAATAAAGAGTTATTACAGCAAATTCATCCTATTGCTTATGGCCAGCAGCAGGTGTTAGATGCATCGCATGTACTGGTGTTTGCTTCCTGGGATAAGTATACCGAAGAAAGAGTAAATGGTTACTTTAAGTTTTTGAATGCAGAGCGTGGTGTACCGGATAGTGCAACAGACGACTATCGTAATCGTTTATTAGGCATGTTTGGCGCTATGAGTGAGGAAGATCAGGCTGCACATGCTGCTAAACAAGCTTACATTGCTTTTGGTGTTGCTATTGCAGCAGCAGCAGAGCAAAAGGTAGATGCTACCCCCATGGAAGGCTTTGTGAAAGCTGATTTGGATAAGCTGTTAAACCTGGATGCAAAAGGGTTGAAAAGCGCTACTATTTTACCTTTAGGTTACCGTGATGAGGCGAATGATTGGTTAGTGAACCTGAAAAAAGTACGCAGACCTAAGCATCAGTTTATTAACGAGATCAAGTAA
- a CDS encoding SDR family oxidoreductase yields the protein METTNTMPQQIPPQYQVKQPGTEQQMHPSPVYDTDEPGCNRLQGKAAIITGGDSGIGKAVAIAFAKEGANVAIVYLDEHTDARETGEIIKNKYGKQVLLISTDLRKEVNAQDVVARTVEAFGTIDIVVNNAAVQFPQESIEQITAEQLETTFATNIFSQFYLTKHAVPYLKEGSTIINTTSVTAYRGSEALLDYSSTKGAIVSFTRSLSQQLIKKGIRVNGVAPGPVWTPLIPSSFDEEKVASFGQDIAMGRPAQPVEIAPCYVFLACKESTFINGQVLHPNGGTVLNT from the coding sequence ATGGAAACAACAAACACGATGCCCCAACAAATACCACCACAATACCAGGTAAAGCAACCGGGCACAGAACAACAGATGCACCCTTCTCCTGTATATGACACAGACGAGCCCGGCTGTAACCGCCTGCAGGGCAAGGCAGCTATTATCACCGGCGGCGATAGCGGCATTGGCAAAGCCGTAGCCATTGCCTTTGCCAAAGAAGGTGCTAACGTAGCCATTGTATACCTGGATGAACATACAGATGCGCGGGAAACCGGTGAAATTATCAAAAACAAATACGGCAAACAGGTGCTGCTGATATCTACCGATCTGCGGAAGGAAGTAAATGCGCAGGACGTGGTAGCCCGCACTGTGGAAGCATTTGGCACTATTGATATTGTAGTGAACAATGCAGCCGTGCAGTTTCCACAGGAAAGCATTGAACAAATCACTGCCGAGCAACTGGAAACCACCTTTGCCACCAACATATTTTCGCAATTCTACCTTACCAAGCATGCAGTACCTTATTTAAAAGAGGGCAGCACCATTATCAATACCACATCTGTAACCGCTTACCGGGGCAGTGAAGCTTTGCTGGATTATTCTTCCACAAAAGGCGCTATCGTTTCCTTTACCCGCAGCCTGTCGCAACAGCTCATTAAAAAAGGAATACGCGTGAATGGCGTTGCCCCCGGGCCGGTGTGGACGCCACTGATCCCTTCTTCTTTTGATGAAGAAAAAGTGGCTTCTTTTGGACAAGATATTGCTATGGGTCGCCCGGCACAACCTGTTGAAATAGCGCCCTGTTATGTATTCCTGGCCTGTAAAGAAAGTACGTTTATTAACGGTCAGGTTTTACATCCTAACGGGGGCACAGTATTGAATACATAA
- a CDS encoding GH92 family glycosyl hydrolase, whose product MKKLAFRGAGFLLALAPLLLFAQRKVTYVDPFIGSEGDGHIFIGPSAPYGMVKPGPDNNKASNSGYVPDLDKPLYGFSQVHVSGTGGGPKYGNITVMPFAGDFTSIKQESLRSNETTQAGYYSASLAKWNIQTEITTTAKAAFYRFRFLNHDNRKAIKVDAGDFLGEKAIPDSREAQMFVGSETQVLTDSSVCGYSRIRGGWNNGTAYTVYYYAVFSKPFTSFHTWQGEQLTAGKKMQVDAGAKTGAMLFFDNSNDEELQMKIGISFISCAKAQQNVATEINHWKFDNTLQQTQQQWENLLSKIDIGTDATADQKKMFYTALYHTMLMPVDRTGENPLWDNNLPYYDDFYAIWDTYRSSHPLITLITPSRQVAIVNSLLNIYQRDGYMPDARSGNCNGRTQGGSNAEVLIADAYFKNLKGINYSLALEAMLKDAEVPPGGNEEKEGRGGLVDYNSLGYVSTNYVRAGNRTIEYAYDDYCLAMVAKALNRKGEYNRYIKQADNWQNLWRPITDHGATGFIMPKDAAGKWVDSFQCSVSNGKIAYVPYNNPLAQDWPICVCWWCGFFYEASSWEYSLSVPHDVAALIRKSGGNEAFKNRLDTLFDKDFYNVGNEPSFLTPNLYHWINRPDLSSTRIRQIIHKNYNSSRSGIPGNDDSGAMSSWLAFHMMGFYPNAGQSYYLLNTPWFKQTTIQLENGKQFIIKANNLNDKNVFIRSATLNGKPFLLSWIEHSDIANGGELILEMGATPTTWGTQTPPPSKS is encoded by the coding sequence ATGAAAAAACTGGCCTTCCGGGGAGCTGGCTTTTTGCTTGCCCTTGCTCCCTTATTACTATTTGCACAACGTAAAGTAACGTATGTTGATCCTTTCATAGGTTCGGAAGGGGATGGACATATATTCATTGGCCCCTCTGCCCCTTATGGGATGGTGAAACCCGGCCCTGATAATAACAAAGCTTCTAACAGTGGCTACGTGCCCGACCTGGATAAACCTTTATATGGCTTTAGCCAGGTGCATGTAAGCGGCACCGGCGGTGGCCCTAAATATGGCAACATTACCGTAATGCCTTTTGCCGGCGACTTCACTTCTATTAAGCAGGAATCGTTGCGCAGTAACGAAACCACGCAGGCAGGTTACTACAGTGCCTCATTGGCCAAATGGAATATTCAAACAGAAATTACCACTACCGCCAAAGCGGCGTTCTATCGTTTCCGTTTTTTAAATCACGACAACCGCAAAGCCATTAAAGTAGATGCCGGCGATTTCCTGGGCGAGAAAGCCATACCCGACTCGCGCGAAGCACAAATGTTTGTAGGCTCAGAAACACAGGTACTTACCGATAGCTCCGTTTGCGGCTATAGCAGAATACGCGGCGGCTGGAACAACGGCACTGCCTATACGGTATATTACTATGCCGTGTTCAGCAAGCCCTTTACCAGCTTCCATACCTGGCAGGGCGAGCAGTTAACAGCCGGTAAAAAAATGCAGGTAGACGCTGGTGCTAAAACAGGTGCGATGCTGTTTTTTGACAATAGCAACGACGAAGAGCTGCAAATGAAAATAGGCATTTCATTTATCAGCTGCGCTAAAGCACAGCAGAACGTAGCAACAGAAATCAATCACTGGAAATTTGATAACACCTTACAGCAAACCCAACAGCAATGGGAAAACCTGTTAAGCAAAATTGACATAGGCACCGACGCTACCGCTGATCAGAAGAAGATGTTTTACACAGCCCTGTATCACACCATGCTGATGCCTGTTGACCGTACCGGCGAAAATCCTTTATGGGATAACAACCTGCCTTATTATGATGACTTCTATGCGATTTGGGATACCTACCGCAGCTCGCACCCTTTAATCACCTTAATCACCCCTTCGCGACAGGTAGCTATTGTAAACTCCCTGCTGAACATTTACCAACGCGACGGCTATATGCCCGATGCACGCAGTGGTAACTGCAACGGACGCACACAAGGCGGCTCTAATGCCGAAGTATTAATTGCAGATGCTTATTTCAAAAACCTCAAAGGCATTAACTACAGCCTGGCACTGGAAGCCATGTTAAAAGACGCCGAAGTACCACCAGGCGGTAATGAAGAAAAAGAGGGTCGCGGTGGCCTGGTAGACTATAATAGCCTTGGCTATGTAAGTACCAATTACGTAAGGGCAGGTAACCGCACTATAGAATATGCTTACGACGATTATTGCCTGGCTATGGTAGCCAAAGCCTTAAACCGCAAAGGCGAATACAACCGCTATATTAAGCAGGCCGATAACTGGCAAAACCTGTGGCGACCTATCACCGATCATGGCGCTACTGGTTTTATTATGCCTAAAGATGCAGCCGGCAAATGGGTAGATAGTTTTCAATGCAGTGTAAGCAATGGTAAAATTGCCTATGTACCTTATAACAACCCGCTGGCGCAGGACTGGCCTATTTGTGTGTGCTGGTGGTGTGGCTTTTTTTACGAAGCCAGCTCGTGGGAATATTCTTTATCTGTGCCTCATGATGTAGCTGCATTAATTCGCAAATCGGGTGGTAACGAAGCATTTAAAAACAGGTTGGATACCTTGTTTGACAAAGACTTTTATAACGTAGGTAATGAACCTTCCTTTCTTACGCCTAACCTGTATCATTGGATAAACAGGCCCGACCTCAGCAGCACACGCATTCGTCAAATCATCCACAAAAACTATAACAGCTCCCGCAGCGGCATACCGGGTAATGACGATTCAGGCGCTATGTCGTCCTGGCTGGCTTTTCATATGATGGGCTTTTATCCCAATGCAGGCCAAAGCTATTACCTGTTAAATACCCCCTGGTTTAAACAAACCACTATTCAACTGGAAAACGGCAAACAGTTTATCATAAAGGCCAACAACCTGAACGATAAAAATGTGTTTATCCGTTCTGCCACTTTAAACGGCAAGCCTTTCCTTTTGTCGTGGATAGAGCATAGTGATATAGCCAATGGGGGTGAACTGATACTGGAAATGGGTGCTACACCCACTACCTGGGGCACACAAACACCTCCCCCATCCAAATCGTAA
- a CDS encoding dioxygenase family protein: MERKHFLKNGLAALGLAAIAPLACSKDGGTSASGSTSSTDSTSTSGGGTSTGSCTVTPTETEGPFPTKTPSSLVKSDITGDRTGVGFSMKIYIKNKNNSCNALSGALVDVWHCDKDGNYSEYGGTSMQSTNYTSVHFLRGRQTTDADGLVTFTSIFPGWYQSRATHIHVHIYNAAGTSLLVTQIAFPEGTGSAVATVNGTAGQAYGYTKGMTGYTYNASDNVFSDDSTGAEVASVTGSVTAGYVLSHTIYVSA, encoded by the coding sequence ATGGAAAGAAAACACTTTTTAAAAAACGGTCTGGCTGCTTTGGGACTGGCTGCAATTGCCCCGCTTGCCTGTAGCAAAGACGGCGGCACCAGCGCTTCCGGCAGCACTTCCTCCACAGACTCTACATCTACTTCCGGTGGCGGCACTTCTACCGGCTCCTGTACAGTAACGCCTACAGAAACGGAGGGGCCTTTTCCTACAAAAACACCTTCTTCCCTGGTGAAAAGTGATATCACGGGCGACAGAACGGGAGTGGGGTTTAGCATGAAGATCTATATCAAAAACAAGAACAATAGCTGTAATGCGTTATCGGGTGCATTAGTGGATGTATGGCATTGCGATAAAGATGGTAATTATTCTGAATATGGTGGCACCAGCATGCAAAGCACCAATTACACATCGGTACATTTTTTAAGGGGCCGCCAGACTACCGATGCTGATGGCCTGGTAACATTTACTTCTATTTTTCCGGGCTGGTATCAAAGCCGCGCCACCCATATACATGTGCATATTTACAATGCGGCAGGAACCTCCTTGCTGGTTACCCAGATTGCTTTTCCGGAAGGTACGGGCAGTGCGGTAGCTACGGTAAATGGTACGGCGGGACAGGCGTATGGCTATACCAAGGGTATGACCGGCTATACTTATAACGCTTCGGACAATGTGTTCAGCGACGACAGCACAGGCGCTGAAGTGGCTTCGGTAACCGGCAGTGTTACGGCAGGGTATGTGCTGTCGCATACTATTTATGTATCTGCATAA
- a CDS encoding sensor histidine kinase: MKLSGKKYTGNRFISAYEVLVWMLYVGIYKYSMLVETNWLPRTRGYFPFPQLILYAFFLTLYIVPYYRVIGPWFLRKRWHWQLVLVSILYFIFVPKFTNWACTWLFAHGSTGEPLLSYYQRRLHWFTMGLHNRMLMLEDLLTDILAFLSVMFMRYAFENEQKRHALEKDNLQLQLQTLKAQLHPHFLFNTLNSIYGMSLTGAPETPDFILRLSDMMRYVLYDCSTHQVSLDKDLQFVSNYLEMEKKRYPQANIQFEIAAEGAGHKMIAPLLVIPFLENSFKHGAHRITDNGFIKGLLQLTDNQLELTLSNNVLFTALPNQKQYGGVGIENVQKRLTLYYPHRYTLHINSTDSLYAVHLKIQL, translated from the coding sequence ATGAAACTATCCGGTAAAAAATATACAGGTAACCGTTTTATCTCAGCCTACGAGGTGCTGGTGTGGATGTTGTATGTAGGTATTTACAAATATTCGATGTTGGTAGAAACCAACTGGTTGCCCCGCACCAGGGGGTATTTTCCTTTTCCACAGTTAATACTGTATGCGTTTTTTCTCACACTGTATATAGTACCGTATTACCGGGTTATTGGTCCCTGGTTTTTACGCAAAAGATGGCATTGGCAGCTGGTGCTGGTGAGTATACTGTATTTTATTTTTGTGCCTAAGTTTACCAATTGGGCCTGCACCTGGTTGTTTGCACACGGTAGCACTGGCGAACCGCTGCTATCGTATTATCAGCGCCGTTTGCATTGGTTTACCATGGGGCTGCATAACCGTATGCTGATGCTGGAAGATCTGCTTACAGATATACTGGCTTTTTTATCTGTTATGTTTATGCGGTATGCTTTTGAGAATGAACAAAAACGCCATGCACTGGAAAAGGATAACCTGCAACTACAGCTGCAAACATTAAAGGCACAACTGCATCCGCATTTTTTATTCAATACACTCAATAGTATTTATGGTATGAGCCTGACGGGCGCGCCGGAAACGCCCGATTTTATTTTACGCCTGAGCGATATGATGCGTTATGTGTTGTATGATTGCAGCACGCACCAGGTATCGCTGGATAAAGACCTTCAGTTTGTAAGCAATTACCTGGAAATGGAGAAGAAACGTTATCCGCAGGCCAATATTCAGTTTGAGATAGCAGCAGAGGGGGCTGGGCATAAAATGATAGCACCATTACTGGTGATCCCTTTTCTGGAAAACAGTTTTAAGCATGGTGCGCACCGGATAACTGATAATGGATTTATTAAAGGGTTGTTGCAGCTAACAGACAACCAGCTGGAGCTGACGCTGAGCAATAATGTGCTGTTCACTGCTTTACCTAATCAAAAACAATATGGCGGAGTAGGTATTGAAAACGTGCAAAAAAGATTAACTCTTTATTATCCTCACCGGTATACATTGCATATAAACAGCACGGATAGTTTGTATGCTGTACACCTGAAAATACAACTGTAA
- a CDS encoding glycoside hydrolase 5 family protein, with amino-acid sequence MLTVADGTFMLNEKMLYMINMRKCFFCCLVLTFFLQCCNVVKAKPPRPVWTSVQANAWYAKQPWIVGSNYLPATAINQLEMWQAETFDPSRIDTELGWAQSLGMNTMRVFLHDIVFQLDSAGLMTRIDRFLRIADKHKIRVLFVLFDSVWDPFPKEGEQRKPAPHVHNSGWVQSPGKKILMDSTQHYRMERYVRGVIQKFATDERILGWDIWNEPDNTNDGDYAKNDVPDKAEVVLPLLKKAFLWARQANPQQPITAGIWDGNWEVGDSLRPMEKLMIEESDIISFHNYSSADVFRQKMEQLQRYHKPLICTEYMARPRGSTFAALLPIMKENHVGAINWGFVDGKSQTKFPWDSWRKSYGDEPPVWFHDVFRTNGTPYDEQEATLIKQLTGLTKK; translated from the coding sequence ATGCTAACAGTTGCTGACGGAACATTTATGCTCAATGAAAAAATGTTATACATGATAAACATGCGCAAATGCTTTTTTTGCTGCCTGGTGTTAACCTTCTTTCTACAATGTTGTAATGTAGTGAAGGCGAAGCCGCCACGCCCTGTCTGGACTTCTGTGCAGGCTAATGCATGGTATGCCAAACAGCCGTGGATAGTGGGCAGTAATTATTTGCCGGCTACTGCGATTAACCAGCTGGAAATGTGGCAGGCCGAAACCTTCGATCCTTCCCGTATCGACACCGAACTGGGATGGGCGCAATCGCTGGGCATGAACACCATGCGGGTGTTTTTGCACGACATTGTTTTTCAATTGGATTCGGCGGGGCTGATGACGCGTATTGACCGCTTTTTGCGCATTGCCGATAAACATAAAATACGGGTGTTATTTGTGCTGTTCGATTCGGTTTGGGATCCTTTTCCGAAGGAAGGGGAGCAGCGTAAGCCTGCGCCACATGTGCACAACTCGGGTTGGGTACAAAGTCCGGGTAAAAAAATACTGATGGACTCTACCCAGCATTATCGCATGGAGCGTTATGTAAGAGGGGTGATACAAAAATTTGCTACTGACGAAAGAATACTGGGCTGGGATATATGGAACGAGCCGGATAATACCAATGACGGCGACTATGCTAAAAATGATGTTCCTGATAAAGCGGAAGTGGTGTTGCCCTTGTTAAAAAAAGCGTTTTTGTGGGCAAGACAGGCGAATCCGCAACAGCCTATTACGGCGGGTATATGGGATGGTAACTGGGAAGTGGGCGACAGCCTGCGTCCGATGGAAAAACTGATGATAGAAGAGTCGGACATTATCAGTTTTCACAACTATAGCTCAGCCGATGTTTTCCGTCAAAAGATGGAGCAGTTGCAACGTTATCATAAGCCGCTTATCTGTACTGAATATATGGCCCGCCCACGCGGTAGTACTTTTGCGGCACTTCTACCTATTATGAAAGAGAATCATGTAGGTGCTATTAACTGGGGATTTGTGGATGGGAAAAGCCAGACCAAATTTCCGTGGGACAGCTGGCGTAAGTCCTATGGCGATGAGCCGCCGGTGTGGTTTCACGATGTTTTCCGTACAAACGGTACACCTTACGATGAACAGGAAGCCACGTTGATAAAACAACTAACAGGGCTGACTAAAAAATAG
- a CDS encoding LytR/AlgR family response regulator transcription factor, which produces MSITCLIADDEVIAHQILEQYILKTEGLTLVAKCRNAIEAMAKMEQYQVDLLFLDIEMPLVNGISFLRALTAPPKVIFTTAYAEYALQGYELNVTDYLLKPFSYDRFVQAVNKVKQQLAVPERKAPEEGTGKDHLVVKEKEGLLKIAFADIIYIEGSRDYMKIVTSARQYLVHLTMKKLEELLPAHRFIRTHKSYIVSVPHIKIVKPAELLLNNQQVIPVSVNYKEQVLKSFGG; this is translated from the coding sequence ATGAGCATTACCTGTCTTATCGCTGATGATGAAGTGATCGCACATCAGATATTGGAACAATATATATTAAAAACAGAAGGCTTAACGCTGGTGGCAAAGTGTCGCAATGCCATTGAGGCCATGGCTAAAATGGAACAGTACCAGGTAGATTTGTTGTTTCTGGATATTGAAATGCCGCTGGTAAATGGTATTTCGTTTTTACGGGCGCTGACGGCGCCGCCTAAAGTAATTTTTACTACGGCTTATGCGGAGTATGCTTTACAGGGTTATGAGCTGAACGTAACAGATTATCTGTTAAAGCCCTTTAGTTACGACCGTTTTGTGCAGGCGGTGAACAAGGTAAAGCAGCAGTTGGCGGTGCCCGAGAGGAAAGCGCCGGAAGAAGGTACCGGCAAAGATCATTTGGTGGTGAAAGAAAAGGAAGGCTTGTTGAAAATAGCTTTTGCTGACATCATCTACATAGAAGGCTCACGCGATTACATGAAAATAGTGACGTCTGCCCGGCAATACCTGGTACATCTTACCATGAAAAAGCTGGAAGAGCTGTTGCCGGCTCACCGGTTTATACGCACCCACAAATCGTACATTGTATCCGTGCCCCATATTAAAATTGTAAAACCGGCAGAGCTGTTGCTGAATAACCAGCAGGTGATACCGGTGAGTGTGAACTACAAAGAGCAGGTGCTGAAAAGCTTTGGGGGATAG